The genomic region GTCGCCGCTGGGCAAGCTCGGCGGCGCGGCCGCAGGTGACTCGGCGCGCAACCTCGACCACTTCTGCGTGCGCATCGAGCCGTTTCACGAGGCCGAGCTGCGCCGCCACCTGGCCGCGCACGGCGTCGAGGCGCTGGGCGAGGTGGGCACGCGCTACGGCGCCGACGGGAACGGGCCGTCGCTCTACGTGAAGGACCCCGACGGCAACACCGTCGAGCTGAAGGGGCCGCCCGAGCCCCCGAAGTAGCGGCCATGTGCGGTCGCTACACGCTGCACACCGAGAAGGAGGCGCTGGCCGAGCGCTTCGACTTCGACCCCGCGGCGCTCGCGGGCGGCCCCGCTCGCTACAACATCGCGCCGACCCAGAACGTGCTCACGCTGGTGGCCGGCGAGTCCCGCCGTGAGCCGCGCATCATGCGCTGGGGCCTCGTGCCGCCGTTCGCGAAGGAGATCGGCGCGACGGCCCGGATGATCAACGCGCGCGTCGAGACGCTGCACCAGAAGAACGCCTTCCGCGAGTCACTGCGCGCGCACCGCTGTCTCGTGCTGGCCGACGGCTTCTACGAGTGGCAGGCCGGGGGCCCGGGCGGACGGCGCGTGCCCCACTACGTGAGCCGCGGCGACGGCGCGCCCTTCGCGATGGCCGGGCTGTTCGCGGAGTGGCGCCGGCGCGGCGAGCTTTTGGGCGAGATCCTGCTGTCGTGCGCGATCGTGACCACGGCGGCGAACGCGGTGGTCGAGAAGCTGCACGATCGCATGCCCGTGATCCTGCCGCGCGCGGCCGAAGGGCCCTGGCTCGACCACGCGCTGGACGGGAAGACCGAGGCGCTGCTCGCCCTGCTCGCGCCCGTGCGCGCCGAGGAGCTGCGCGAGCACCCGGTGTCGCGGCGCGTGAACTCGGTCGGAAACGACGACCCGTCGCTCCTGGCCCGCGACGACAGCGAGCCGTCGCTGGGCTTCTTCTGAGCGTGGGCAGCGTACCCACGCGCTCGCGAGTCAGACTTTGAGCACGACCTTGCCGAAGTGACTGCTGGCCTCGACGCAGTCGTGCGCGGCCTGGGCCTCGGCGAGGGGCAGCACGCGGTCCACGATCGGCCGCAGCTTGCCCGACTCGAGCGCCGCGCCGAACTTCGCGCGGAAGCCGCGCACGATCTCGGCCTTCTCGGCGATCGGCCGCGCGCGCAAGGTCGAGCCGATGATCGAGAGGCGCTTGGCGACCACGAGCCCCAGGTTCGCCTCGGCGCGCGCGCCACCCATGAGCCCGATCAGCACGAGCCGCCCGCCGAGCTTCATGCAGGTCAGGTGCTGCGCGAGATAGGGCCCGCCGATCGAGTCGAGCACCACATCGACGCCCGCGCCGCCGGTCTTCTCGAGCACTGCAGGCGCGAAGTCACCTTGGGTGTAGTCGAGCGCGACGTCGGCGCCGAGCTCGAGACAGCGCGCGCACTTGGCGGCGCTGCCCGCGGTCACGATCGAGTGCACGCCGGCCGCGCGCAGGAGCTGGATCGCCGCGGTGCCGATGCCGCTGCCCCCGCCGTGCACCAGCGCCCAGCCGCCCGCGGGCGCATGCGCGAGCTGGAACAAGTTCAAGTGACAGGTGAGGAAGACCTCGGGAATGCCCGCGGCCTCTTCGAGCGAGAGCGCCTGGGGCACCGGCATGACGGAGCCCGCATCGACGCAGGCCTCTTCGGCGTAGCCGCCGCCGGCGAGCAGCGCCATGACCCGCTCGCCGCGCGCGAAGCCGGTGACTCCAGGCGCGCTCTCGATCACCGTGCCCGCGCATTCGAGCCCGAGCACCGGCGAAGCCCCGGGCGGCGGCGGGTAGAGGCCGCGGCGCTGCATGAGATCGGCCCGGTTGACTGCGGTTGCCGCCACCTGGATGCGCAGCTCACCCGCGCGCAGCTCCGGCTTGGGCGCCTCGCCCAGCACGAGCCGCGCGTCCTTGCCCTCTCCGACGATCTGGATCGCGCGCATCGGTGGCGCAGCATACCGCGGGCCGCGCCTTGCGCGCGCGCCCGCGAGCCATGAGCTTGGCGTGCGTGCGGGCGATCGCGCTTCTCGGACGTGACTGGACGGAGCTCGGGCCGCTGGCGCTGGCCGAGCTGCCGGACGGCGGAGCGCTGGCGCTCTCGCGCGGCGCGCGCCCCAAGGCCTACGCCCACACCGACCCCAACGAGGACGCGGCCCTCCTCGTGCGCACGCCGAGCGGCGTGCTGCTCGCGGTCGCCGACGGCTTCAACGGCAGCGAGGCTTCGGAGCTCGCCGTCGCGCGCGCCCGCGCGCGCGCCGCCGAGCTGGTCGAGGCCAGCGGCGACGCCTTTCGCGCCGAGGTCCTGCGGCTGGCCGACGAGGTGCTGCGCGGGCTGCCGCGCGGCAGCCGTTCGCGCTCGTGTCTGGTGCTGGCCGCGCTGCGCGGCGACCGGGTGGAGCTCGCGAGCCTGGGCGACTCGAACGCCTTCGTCGCGGGCGTGCCGTTCGGCCTGGCCAACGACAATCCGCTCCTCTTGGGCAACCCCGAGTCACTCGCGCGCGTGCGCCCCGAAGTGTTCCACTGGCGCAAGACGCGGCCCGCCGCCGAGCGCATCGCGCTGGTCTCCGACGGGGTCACGAACTTCACGCGCGACATCCCGGGCATCGCGCGCGTGCTGGCCGAGGCGCCGAGCGACCTCGCGGCCGCGCGCGCGATCGCCGAGGAGGCCTTCGCGGGTGGCGCCGGCGACAACGTGGCAGTGGCCGTGTTTGCGGGCCGCGCCGGAGTGTGAGAGCTTCAGCCCGAGCGTGGGTAGGGTGCCCACGCGAGACTCAGGTGGATCCGTGGCGCTGCGCGTGAAGGGCATCCAGCACCTGAATCTCTCCGTCGCCGACCTGGCGCGCGCGCGCGCGTTCTACACGGACGTGCTCGGCTTCGAGCTCTCGTTCGCCAAGGGCGACACGGTCTGGCTCGACGCGGGCGGCGACCTGCTCGGTCTGTCCGAAGGCGCGCGACCCGAGGCGCACGGCTTCGAGCACTTCGGCTTCATGGTCGACGGCCCGGCCGAAGTCGACCGCTGGAGCGAGCAGCTGCGCGCGCACGGAGTCACTCTCGAGAAGGGTCCGTACGACCGCTCGGATGGACGCTCGGTGTACTTCCGCGATCCGGACGATCATCTCTTGGAGATCTTCTGGGTCGATCCCAAGTTCCTCGGGTCGTCCCGCAGCTGAGACGTCCCGGCGTCGGGACCGGCAGCGCGTGGCGGCGGCGTCGCGCGCGCGCGTTCTCCACGAAGTCACTTCGCAGTGCGCCGCCACGTGCGCGTGCGTTTGCCGGCAGCGCCTCGCCGTGCGCGTGCACCTCGCCGGCAGGTGCGCGCAGCTCGGTCCCGAGGGCGGGAAGGAGCTGCCGCAGGCAACACGCGGGCAGCGCGCCCGCAGTCACTCGCCGAACGCGTCGCACCGGCTGCGCGCCCGGGCGTGGCGCGCGTGGGCAGCGCCGACGGCACGCGCCTTGAAGTATCCGGCGGCGCATGCCTCTGCCGACCGCCGACCCTCACCGACCGGGCCTCCTGTTCGTCGATGACGAAGTCAACATCCTGAAGGCGCTGGTGCGCTTGTTCCGCGCCGAGCCCGTGCGCGTGTTCACCGCGAGCTCCGCCGCCGAGGCGCTGGCGCTGGTCGCGTCGGAGCCGATCCAGGTCGTGGTCTCCGACCAGCGCATGCCGGGCACGACCGGCGTGCGGCTCCTGGCTCAGGTGCGCGAGCGCCGGCCCGAGGTGGTGCGCATCCTGCTCACCGGCCACGCGGAGATCGCGGTCGCGGTCGAGGCGATCAACTCCGGCGAGATCTTCCGGCTCTTGACCAAGCCCTGGAACGACGACGAGCTGCGCGCCACCGTGCGCCAGGCGCTGGCCGACTGCGCCATCCGCGCCGAGGTCGCGCGCCTGCACTCGCTGCTCCAGGCGCAGAACGCGTCGTTGCACGAGATGAACCAGTCACTCGAGCGCAAGGTCGCCGAGCGCACCGGCGAGCTGGAAGCGAAGAACCGCGAGCTGCGCACCGCCTATCTCTCGACCGTGCGCGCGCTGTCCGAGGCGGTCGACGCCAAGGATCCCTACACGCGCGGTCACTCCGAGCGCGTGGGGGTGTACGCCTCGCGCATCGCGCGGGAGCTGGACTGCAAGCGCGAGTTCATCGAGCGCATCTACCTCGCGGGGCTGCTGCACGACATCGGCAAGATCGGCATCCCGGACGCGATCATCGGCAAGCCCGAGCGACTCACTGCCGCCGAGTACGAGCTGATGAAGCGCCACCCCGAGATCGGCGCGCGCATCCTCGAGCCGGTGGCGTTCCTGGCCGACATCGTGCCGTGCGTCCGTCACCACCACGAGTGGTACGACGGCTCGCCGCTCGGCTATCCGGAGAGACTCGCCGCCACCGAGATCCCCTACCCCAGCCGCATCATCCTGGTGGCGGACACCGTCGAGGCCATGACCTCCGACCGGCCCTATCGCAAGGCACTCCCATTCGCGCGCGTGATCGACGAGATCCAGCGCTTCCGGGGCACGCAGTTCGACCCTGCGGCCGCCGACGCCTTCCTGCGCCTGGCCGAGCGCGAGGAGGAGGCGTTCATCGAGACCGCCTCGAAGTTCGACATCGAGGACTTCGTGTCGCGGCCGAGTGAGCCGACTTGAGCGGCCAGCGCGACGAGGAGCCGCTCGAGCTCGACCCGACCCCCGCGGAGGACGACGCGTTCGACGACCCCGAGTCACTGGAGCGCCTGCGCGCCAACGCCTTCGAGAGCGTGGGCGCGCCCTATGCCGAGGGCATCCTGTACGGGATCGGCCTGGCCGAGGGACTGAGCGACGCGCTGCGCGTCGCCGGCCGCTTTGCCGGCGCGCACGGCGGCACGCCGGGTCACGCCGGGCCGGGACTCGACCTCCTGTTCCGCCCCGCCGGGCTGGACCGCCAACGCCGGTTCGGCGGCACGCTGGCCGGCTCGGTCGAGGCCACCGTCCACCGCCGCCGCTACGGCGGCGCGGCGGA from Myxococcota bacterium harbors:
- a CDS encoding SOS response-associated peptidase translates to MCGRYTLHTEKEALAERFDFDPAALAGGPARYNIAPTQNVLTLVAGESRREPRIMRWGLVPPFAKEIGATARMINARVETLHQKNAFRESLRAHRCLVLADGFYEWQAGGPGGRRVPHYVSRGDGAPFAMAGLFAEWRRRGELLGEILLSCAIVTTAANAVVEKLHDRMPVILPRAAEGPWLDHALDGKTEALLALLAPVRAEELREHPVSRRVNSVGNDDPSLLARDDSEPSLGFF
- a CDS encoding NAD(P)H-quinone oxidoreductase, giving the protein MRAIQIVGEGKDARLVLGEAPKPELRAGELRIQVAATAVNRADLMQRRGLYPPPPGASPVLGLECAGTVIESAPGVTGFARGERVMALLAGGGYAEEACVDAGSVMPVPQALSLEEAAGIPEVFLTCHLNLFQLAHAPAGGWALVHGGGSGIGTAAIQLLRAAGVHSIVTAGSAAKCARCLELGADVALDYTQGDFAPAVLEKTGGAGVDVVLDSIGGPYLAQHLTCMKLGGRLVLIGLMGGARAEANLGLVVAKRLSIIGSTLRARPIAEKAEIVRGFRAKFGAALESGKLRPIVDRVLPLAEAQAAHDCVEASSHFGKVVLKV
- a CDS encoding VOC family protein translates to MSKPPFTTLGLDHVVLRVRSLERALAFYTGALDGAVERRLDSLGLVQVRLGRSLVDLVPVESPLGKLGGAAAGDSARNLDHFCVRIEPFHEAELRRHLAAHGVEALGEVGTRYGADGNGPSLYVKDPDGNTVELKGPPEPPK
- a CDS encoding HD domain-containing phosphohydrolase, producing MPLPTADPHRPGLLFVDDEVNILKALVRLFRAEPVRVFTASSAAEALALVASEPIQVVVSDQRMPGTTGVRLLAQVRERRPEVVRILLTGHAEIAVAVEAINSGEIFRLLTKPWNDDELRATVRQALADCAIRAEVARLHSLLQAQNASLHEMNQSLERKVAERTGELEAKNRELRTAYLSTVRALSEAVDAKDPYTRGHSERVGVYASRIARELDCKREFIERIYLAGLLHDIGKIGIPDAIIGKPERLTAAEYELMKRHPEIGARILEPVAFLADIVPCVRHHHEWYDGSPLGYPERLAATEIPYPSRIILVADTVEAMTSDRPYRKALPFARVIDEIQRFRGTQFDPAAADAFLRLAEREEEAFIETASKFDIEDFVSRPSEPT
- a CDS encoding PP2C family serine/threonine-protein phosphatase, which translates into the protein MRAIALLGRDWTELGPLALAELPDGGALALSRGARPKAYAHTDPNEDAALLVRTPSGVLLAVADGFNGSEASELAVARARARAAELVEASGDAFRAEVLRLADEVLRGLPRGSRSRSCLVLAALRGDRVELASLGDSNAFVAGVPFGLANDNPLLLGNPESLARVRPEVFHWRKTRPAAERIALVSDGVTNFTRDIPGIARVLAEAPSDLAAARAIAEEAFAGGAGDNVAVAVFAGRAGV
- a CDS encoding VOC family protein → MALRVKGIQHLNLSVADLARARAFYTDVLGFELSFAKGDTVWLDAGGDLLGLSEGARPEAHGFEHFGFMVDGPAEVDRWSEQLRAHGVTLEKGPYDRSDGRSVYFRDPDDHLLEIFWVDPKFLGSSRS